One Candidatus Eisenbacteria bacterium genomic window, CACACCGCGGCCCCGGGAACCGACTGCTTCGTCACCGGGCAGGGTCCGGTGGGCGGCACCGCGGGCGGGAATGACGTCGATGGCGGCAAGACGACGCTGACATCGCCCCTCTTCAATCTTCTCGGCATGCAGGCGGCGCGCGTCACCTACTGGCGCTGGTATACAAATGATCTTGGCAACGCCCCGGATGAGGATGAGTGGGTTGTGCAGGTTTCCAGCAACGGCGGAACCAACTGGGTCGATCTCGAGCGCACGATGCAATCGGCCAATTCCTGGCAGCAGCAATCTTTCTTGTTGGATGGATACATCACCCTCTCCGACAATGTGCAATTCCGGTTCATTGCCAGTGATGAAATCAACGGATCGCTGGTGGAGGCGGCGGTCGATGATTTCGAGATTACCGGCGCAACCGCATCCGTCGATGTCGGGGATGCGATCGCGCCCCTCGCGCTGCGCCTCTATCCCGCCCGGCCCAGCCCGGCCAGCGGCAACACGTCGATCGCGTTCGCCCTTCCCACCGCCGGCCGTGTTAAACTCGATCTCTACGGCGTCGACGGCCGGCATATCCGTTCCCTGGTGAACGGGCGGCGGCATGCGGGAATCCACAATATTCCATGGGACGGTGCGGGATCCAGCGGGAAAACCGTGGCGCCCGGTGTCTATTTCTACCGCCTGGAAGCGGGCAACCAGAGCCTGGTGCGGAATCTCGTTGTTATACATTAACGAATAATTTCAGCGAAGCATTCCGCGTTGATGCGGATGGGGCCGGTGTTGATCTCACCGGCCCCATTGATTTGCTGATAGATACCGTCTCTTATTCCGTAGCAAGAGCTCGGATATATTCACCGACGAAATCAAAGAAACGTTGAACCGATCCGATATGCAGCCGTTCGTCGGGTGAATGCGGATTTTCGATCGTCGGTCCCAGCGAGATCATATCCATCCCCGGATATCTCTCACCGATGATGCCGCACTCCAATCCGGCATGAACCACCTCGAAGGCCGCATCCCCATGGTGAACCCGGCGCCAAACCTCCTTCGCCCGGGCCAGCATCCTGGAATTCAGATCCGGCTTCCATCCCGGATAGCCCTCATCCATATCGACGGTCGCGCCGTTGGCCAGCGCCACCGACTCAATTTGATCCATGACACCGTCGATCGCCGACGCGATGGAGGAACGGGACGCCGTCAGAATGGTGAGGGAATCCTGCTCGAGGCGGACCCGGGCGAGGTTACTCGACGTCTCCACCTTGCCGGGGATATCTCTGTTCATCGCCAGGACGCCGTAGGGCAGACCGAGGATCAACCGTAGAACGGCGTCTCTCGATCCGGCGGTCAGAACGCCGGCCGGCGCCTTGTCTTGCGACACCGTCAATGACAGATCCGGATCACCCGAGGCGAATTCATCCCGGAATCCATCCAGCTGTTCTTGTATAACATTCCGCAGCGTCTCCTCCTGCCCAACCGGCAAAACAACCACGGCCATCGCCTCCCTCGGGATGGCGTTGTGCTTGTCACCGCCGTGAAGCGCCGCCAGAGAGAGATCCGTCATCCTCGTGAGAGTACGGATCGTGCGGGCCAGAAGACGGATGGCGTTCCCGCGATTGTGTATGATATCCATCCCGGAATGACCGCCCCGCAGCCCCTTGAGATCCAACCGATAAGCTTGCCCGGCGGGTGTGGATCCTGATTTGAGCGGCAGCGTTATGGAGGCGTCCCGGCCGCCGGCGCATCCGATATAAAAGATCCCATCCTCCTCCGAGTCGAGATTGAACAACATCCGTCCTTTAACAAAATTGGAATCCAGGTTTCGGGCGCCGGTTAATCCGGTTTCCTCGTCGACCGTCATCAGCAGCTCGAGCGGCCCGTGAACAGCGTTGGGGTGATCGAGAAAGGCCAGGGCGGTCGCGACCCCGATCCCGTTGTCGGCGCCCAATGTTGTGCCATCCGCCGTGATCCAATCCCCATCGCGGACCAGGGTGATCGGATCCTTTTTGAAATCGAACTCCTTGTCGGAGTTCTTCTCGCAGACCATATCAATATGGCCCTGCAAAACGACGGTGGGCGCTGTTTCAAGGCCTTTGGAGCCTGGAATGCGGGCCAGGATATTCCCGATCGCATCGATCTCGCATTCGTATCCCTTATCAAGGACCCAGGATCTGATCGCCTCTCCCAAGGCTTTTTCATTCCCCGATCCATGCGGGATTTGGCAGATCCGGGCGAAATATTTCCAAACGGCTTTCGGTTCGAGCGACTCCACTGAAGTTGGCATCTTTCCTCCTTGATTCGAAATAGGGGTACCCGCAAATGCTATCACACGGCTCGGGGTCCAGCGAGGGAAACAGATTCCGGGCGGATCCGTATTCCATCAAGAGCCACCCACCGGGGAGAAAAATCCATGATCCTGAATAAAAACGTGCCCATGACGGCCATCCTTATGATCCTGCTTTGCCTCGCCCTAGGGGCGGCCGGAGCCCAAGACCGATTCGGTCGGGCCACTGCGTTTGAAAAGGCCGGAAATTACGAGGCGGCCATAGGCGAATATGCCTCCTTTTTGAAGGCACATCCCCAAGACGCCTTGGCGCCGACGGCGGCCATGGCGATCGGAAATATCTCCTTCCTCGCTCTCGAAAATCATACGGCGGCGGTCGAGGCGTATGACCGGGTATTGAAAGAATATCCGAAGAGCTCTTGGGCCGCCGAGGCGGCGCGGCGCAAGGCCGAGTGCCTCGAGGTGGAGGAAAATTGGGAGGGCGCCGGCGAGGCTTATGGAGAAGCCCTCAAATTATGTGGTGAGGGGGACAACCGCCCTCCTCCAAATTGGGTCAACGAGGTCTCGTTGGCCGCCGCCGATTGCTACTACGAACTTGGGGACCGGAGCCGGGTGATTGAAACTTATGAGACCGTCTTAAAATCCTCGATGCCGCCCCCCGCCGCCGCGACGACCCTTTACCGTCTCGCCGATTCGTATGAATCGAATGCGCAGGGAGAAAAAGCGGCGCGGAAATATGCCGAGCTTATTGAAGATTATCCATTCTCCGCCGAATACGCACAGGCGATAGGCAAAAGGGAATGTATCGATCAGTACCTCGATTTCGAATGGGAGCACTATCTCACCTACACCCAAACAACCCAGGATTTTCAAACGCGGGATTTTGCGGCGGCCATACCGCGCTGTGACGATATCATCACCCGAAGTCCAAACGAGAAGCTCAAGCTCTGTGCTGAATACCGGAAAATCGTCGCGGAGACGGTCATCGCGGGAGACTACACGGAGGGCGCCGGGCGGCTGGAATCGTTCCTCAACCGTATCCCCGACCGCCGGGCCTTTCCGAACGCCCAGCGGCAGTTGCTGCTCTTCCAACAGACCGCCGGTTTGGAGCGACAGGTGCGCGAATCGCCGGATGATGGTGCGGCGCTCCAGCAGTTGGGCGAGCAATATCTGCGGAGCCAATCCCTCGCGAAAGGAGTGGATGCGCTCGAAAAGGCCCGCGCGATGGATCCCGATAATGCCGATATCGCGTTGAGTCTGGGTTTGGCCTACCTCAATACCGGCCAGCCTGAAGCGGCGCAGACGGCCTTTGGCGTTTACTTCACACAGAATCCCACGAATACCGGCGTCCTAAATCAGGTTGGTTATACATATCTCGGCCTGGGCGATGTCGAAACGGCTCTCGAGTATTTTGTTAAATATGTCAAGGCGGGGCCGGATGACGCCAATGC contains:
- a CDS encoding aminoacyl-histidine dipeptidase; translated protein: MPTSVESLEPKAVWKYFARICQIPHGSGNEKALGEAIRSWVLDKGYECEIDAIGNILARIPGSKGLETAPTVVLQGHIDMVCEKNSDKEFDFKKDPITLVRDGDWITADGTTLGADNGIGVATALAFLDHPNAVHGPLELLMTVDEETGLTGARNLDSNFVKGRMLFNLDSEEDGIFYIGCAGGRDASITLPLKSGSTPAGQAYRLDLKGLRGGHSGMDIIHNRGNAIRLLARTIRTLTRMTDLSLAALHGGDKHNAIPREAMAVVVLPVGQEETLRNVIQEQLDGFRDEFASGDPDLSLTVSQDKAPAGVLTAGSRDAVLRLILGLPYGVLAMNRDIPGKVETSSNLARVRLEQDSLTILTASRSSIASAIDGVMDQIESVALANGATVDMDEGYPGWKPDLNSRMLARAKEVWRRVHHGDAAFEVVHAGLECGIIGERYPGMDMISLGPTIENPHSPDERLHIGSVQRFFDFVGEYIRALATE
- a CDS encoding tetratricopeptide repeat protein, translating into MTAILMILLCLALGAAGAQDRFGRATAFEKAGNYEAAIGEYASFLKAHPQDALAPTAAMAIGNISFLALENHTAAVEAYDRVLKEYPKSSWAAEAARRKAECLEVEENWEGAGEAYGEALKLCGEGDNRPPPNWVNEVSLAAADCYYELGDRSRVIETYETVLKSSMPPPAAATTLYRLADSYESNAQGEKAARKYAELIEDYPFSAEYAQAIGKRECIDQYLDFEWEHYLTYTQTTQDFQTRDFAAAIPRCDDIITRSPNEKLKLCAEYRKIVAETVIAGDYTEGAGRLESFLNRIPDRRAFPNAQRQLLLFQQTAGLERQVRESPDDGAALQQLGEQYLRSQSLAKGVDALEKARAMDPDNADIALSLGLAYLNTGQPEAAQTAFGVYFTQNPTNTGVLNQVGYTYLGLGDVETALEYFVKYVKAGPDDANAHDSYGEGLLAAGRVEEAEQEYETAVRIDSTFFNAYFMLGTIYQQGSKPEQAVAAYQKFLELAPADPRAERAHTALRELRAAQAAD